One window from the genome of Indicator indicator isolate 239-I01 chromosome 6, UM_Iind_1.1, whole genome shotgun sequence encodes:
- the NAPG gene encoding gamma-soluble NSF attachment protein yields MAAQKINEALEHIAKAEKYLKTGFLKWKPDYDSAATEYGKAAVAFKNAKQFDQAREACLREAEAHENNKALFHAAKAYEQAGMMLKEMGRLPEAVQLIEKASMMYLENGTPDTAAIALERAGKLIENVNPEKAVQLYQQAASVFENEERLRQALEMLGKASRLLVRGRRLDEAALSLQKEKSIYKEIENYPTCYKKTIAQVLVHLHRNDYVAAERCVRESYSIPGFNGSEDCAALEQLLEGYDQQDQDQVSEVCNLPLFKYMDNDYAKLGLTLVVPGGGIKKKSPNAAQDKARGPAAAGSHADEEEDEYSGGLC; encoded by the exons ATGGCGGCGCAGAAGATCAACGAGGCGCTGGAGCACATCGCTAAAGCGGAGAAATA TCTGAAAACTGGGTTCTTAAAGTGGAAACCAGATTATGACAGTGCAGCTACTGAATATGGGAAGGCAG CTGTTGCTTTTAAGAATGCCAAGCAGTTTGACCAGGCAAGGGAAGCCTGTTTGCGGGAAGCTGAGGCACACGAAAACAACAAAGC TCTCTTCCATGCAGCTAA AGCTTATGAACAAGCTGGCATGATGCTAAAG GAGATGGGCAGACTCCCTGAAGCAGTTCAGCTGATTGAGAAAGCCAGCATGATGTACCTGGAGAATGGGACACCAGACACAGCAGCTATTGCGCTGGAACGGGCTGGAAA ATTAATAGAAAATGTGAACCCAGAGAAGGCTGTGCAGCTCTACCAGCAAGCAGCATCAGTATTTGAA AACGAAGAACGTTTACGGCAAGCATTAGAAATGTTGGGAAAGGCATCAAGACTTCTCGTCAGAGGGCGCAG ATTAGATGAGGCTGCCTTGtctcttcagaaggaaaaaagtatttataAGGAAATTGAAAACTACCCAACATGCTATAAG aAAACTATTGCTCAAGTCTTAGTTCATCTTCACAGAAATGATTATGTTGCTGCAGAAAGATGTGTGAGGGAAAGCTATAG TATACCAGGATTTAATGGAAGTGAAGACTGTGCAGCACTAGAGCAACTTTTAGAAGGGTATGACCAGCAAGATCAGGATCAAGTTTCTGAAGTCTGCAATTTGCCACTCTTCAAGTACATGGACAATGAT TATGCCAAGCTTGGTCTTACCTTGGTGGTCCCTGGAGGTGGAATCAAGAAGAAGTCACCAAATGCTGCACAAGACAAAGCCAGAggaccagctgcagcagggtctcatgctgatgaggaagaggatgaaTATTCTGGTGGACTGTGCTAG